The segment AGGTTGAAAAGAATGAAAATTTTGAAGCTATTAAAGCATTTTACGAAACGATTGATTTTAAACTACTTTTGAATACATCACTAGTCTTATCACGCAAAGATGAACACATTGCCTTAATTGGTGTGGAAAATTGGGGAAAGCCACCGTTTAAACAATATGGAAAACTAGATAAAGCGATGGCAGATACTAGCGATATTCCCTTTAAAATATTATTATCACATGACCCAACACATTGGTCAGAAGAGGTCTTGAACCAAACAAATATTAATCTCACATTATCTGGTCATACACATGGCATGCAAGCAGGATTTCAGCGTAAGAGCTTTCAATGGAGTCCCATACAGTATAACTATAAGCATTGGGCAGGCTTGTACAAAGTGGGCAGGCAATATCTTTATGTTAATAGGGGTTTAGGTTGGTTAGGTTTTCCTGGACGCCTTGGCATGCGCCCTGAGATTACTCTTATAGAACTAAGAAGTGTTTAAATACTTTAACTGATTTTTATCATAGTAAAAAAAAGGGTTATTAACTACCTTGACAGGAGAATATTAAGGTGTTAGACCATGTCAAGAATAAAAAAAATACGTATCGCAGTATTGGCAATCGTTGGGTTACTATTGTTATTTGGTATTTGGTATCAGTATAGATATTCAATGGATAAAGCCGAGACATTTCAAGTGAATTCGTCGGTAGATACTTCCAATACATTTTTAATTGCCACACAAGGCAGTGATTTTAAGAATAGCATAACGCAACATATAGTTAATCATTTCAAAGCAAAAGCCATTTTTATTAATGTCATAGATATTTCCGAATTAGAAATTATAGAACCCACGGATTATAACGCCATGTTAATCATTCATACGTGGGAAAACTGGAAACCACCAATTTCTGTTGAACATTTTATCAATAGATCAAAAGCCTATAAAGATAGGATTGTTGTTATAACAACATCTGGCGAAGGATCTTATAAGATGACCGAAGTAGATGCCATAACGGGCGAATCAAAAACAGAAAACATTATACCTATAACTAAACTGGCAATTAATAAACTTGAATTAATTCTGAATTAACTGTATTAAAGTATATATCATGATTAGAAGTCTAAAACAGAAGGAATGTCTGCATATCCTAACTAATAATTATATTGGTCATTTAGCTTATCTATACAAAGGCGCACCATTTATTGCGCCAATCACATATTATTTTGATGAACGTATTAATGCAATTGTGGGGTATTCTGCCGAAGGTCATAAAACTAAAGCCATGCGAAAACATAGCGCTGTTTGTATGGAAGTTTCAGAGATAGAATCTGTTAATGTTTGGGACTCCATATTAGTGCATGGTCACTACGAAGAATTAGAAGGAAGTGAAGCTAAAGCATATCTTCATGGGTTTTCTTTAGGTGTTAAAGATTTAATCATGAGAAAAGAGCATCGGAAATTGGACTTCATCAACCAGTTTTCAAGCAAAATATACAAGGATATTCCAATTGTATTTGTAATTCGAATAGAAGACATTACTGGAAAAATGCGACGACATGAAGACTGATAATATAATTTAATATTATGACGACTTCTAAAACTTATAAGTTTTGCCAAAGTTGTGGCATGCCAATTAAACAAGACTCATATTTTGGAGAAACAAATCTAGATGGGTCTAAGAACCATATATATTGCAGTTTTTGCTATGAAAATGGTGCCTTTACAATTAACGGGACGGCTAAGGAAATGGATTTATTTTGTAAAGAACAAATGGTCGAGAATGAATCTTTAAAATTTCTTGCTTGGTTATTGACAAGAGGGATTCCAAGACTTGAACGTTGGAAAAACACCTAAAATGAATACTAAAAACCAAAATAAGACGTCGAATCTATTAAAATATATAGCACGTTATGCACTGCTTTTAATTGCGAGCCTATTGTTCGCATTTGCATTATTGTCCGGTTCTGAGGGCTATGGTGGTGGAATAATGGGAATTGTAAAAAACAGCCCTAACGCTTTGCCTTGGGTGGTTTTAATGTTCTTGGTGTTTGTTGCCTAGAAAAGAGAAATGGTTGGAGGCGTATTAATTATTTGTTTTGGTTTGTTCTTTGTGTACTTCTTGAACTTTAGAGGTTCTAATTTCGTATGGTTAGTTTTTATAATAACGCTACTCATACCTATACTTGGGTCATTATTTATATTAAGTTGGTATCTAGTAAAGTACAATAAATAATAGCGAATTAAGTATGATATGAATGAGTGTTATTGGGTTCAGCTTGAATTATTTCTAGACTCGCTTTTCTCATTTCAACTGTCTTTTATAGAATTCGATTTTAAATGTTGATATAATGAAATAGCCAATAATACAAACCATAATATAAAACATGAAAAAGTGATTTTTTGAATCACGGGAAGCAGGTGTATATATGAACCTGTTTCATAAATGAAATAATTAATAAAAAAAATAATAACACAAAATATCCCAAGGTGTTGTAATGTTCTAAAACGAATTTTATGGAGTTCAATAATAAGGCTTATGATGGCAATGACTCCAAAAACTCCTGCAATTCGGACAATACTATCATGGGTTTCCGAAGCAATAAATAACATTACAATGAGCGCCAAGAAACCACTTAGCCTCATAATCCAAAGATTTGTACTTTTTTTGACAAATAGCTTAGGTAGATGATACCAAAGCAATAATAGGCTTGCACACAATATTCCAAGAGCCGCTCTTGCAAATAAACGTGCATCATTGGGTGCACCATTAACAGCATGACTATCTAATAAGTCACATAGATAATTGTTCCAAAAGCTAAATCCGCTTTGTTCAATAGAGTCCCATGAACCCCCTGGATATTTAAATGCAGCTATGATATAAAGTAGCACAAACATTCCTATTCCTATCACTGGAAAAAATGCGATATAATACTTTGGGAAGTTCGACTTAGTTGGTGTCATTTCTGTCTTTTAATTCGTATTAAATGTACTCGATTTTAATACTAAAAGACAATGATTAATATCATTTGAACGCTTTATACTGCGGATATATCTCTTATTCAACCAATTGTAGACGCTGTAAGGTGTTTTGAATCTGAAACAGTAGAATATTAGTTCTCATTCTCGATGTAACCGTCCTTGATAATTTTTTTTGTAAAATGATGAAAATCATTGTTTTAGCCTTGAATTTAAACTTACTTTGAAGCAAAAGCAAAGCAT is part of the Formosa sp. Hel1_31_208 genome and harbors:
- a CDS encoding pyridoxamine 5'-phosphate oxidase family protein — its product is MIRSLKQKECLHILTNNYIGHLAYLYKGAPFIAPITYYFDERINAIVGYSAEGHKTKAMRKHSAVCMEVSEIESVNVWDSILVHGHYEELEGSEAKAYLHGFSLGVKDLIMRKEHRKLDFINQFSSKIYKDIPIVFVIRIEDITGKMRRHED
- a CDS encoding zinc ribbon domain-containing protein yields the protein MTTSKTYKFCQSCGMPIKQDSYFGETNLDGSKNHIYCSFCYENGAFTINGTAKEMDLFCKEQMVENESLKFLAWLLTRGIPRLERWKNT